One Tessaracoccus lacteus DNA window includes the following coding sequences:
- the rsmA gene encoding 16S rRNA (adenine(1518)-N(6)/adenine(1519)-N(6))-dimethyltransferase RsmA — translation MPDTGLLDPASVRRLAAELDLRPTKQRGQNFVIDPNTVRRIVTMSGVTADDVVLEIGPGLGSLTLGLLEVGARVVAVEIEDRLAHRLQQTVAERLGPDAALRLDVVNIDALQVTELPVQPTALVANLPYNVSVPVLLRMLELFPHWDRGLVMVQLEVADRLVAPPGSKVYGVPSAKVAWYADSARIATVPPKVFWPVPNVDSGLVRLTRRPAPDTPATREATFRVVDAAFAQRRKMLRAALGGLFGSATAASDAITAAGLDPQLRGEKLAVQDFAAIAAQLPA, via the coding sequence ATGCCTGACACAGGCCTGCTCGATCCCGCCTCGGTGCGCCGCCTCGCCGCCGAACTCGACCTGCGCCCGACCAAGCAGCGGGGACAGAACTTCGTCATCGATCCCAACACCGTGCGCCGCATCGTCACCATGTCGGGCGTCACCGCCGACGATGTGGTGCTCGAGATCGGCCCCGGTCTGGGGTCGCTGACGCTGGGCCTGCTCGAGGTCGGAGCCCGGGTCGTCGCCGTCGAGATCGAGGACCGGCTGGCCCACCGGCTCCAGCAGACGGTCGCAGAGCGCCTCGGCCCGGACGCGGCGCTGCGCCTCGACGTCGTGAACATCGACGCGCTGCAGGTCACGGAGCTTCCCGTGCAGCCCACCGCCCTCGTCGCGAACCTCCCGTACAACGTCTCGGTGCCCGTGTTGCTGCGGATGCTCGAGCTCTTCCCGCACTGGGACCGCGGTCTGGTGATGGTGCAGCTGGAGGTGGCGGACCGGCTCGTCGCCCCGCCGGGCTCGAAGGTCTACGGCGTCCCCAGCGCCAAGGTCGCCTGGTACGCCGACAGTGCCCGCATCGCGACCGTTCCGCCGAAGGTGTTCTGGCCCGTCCCGAACGTCGACTCCGGACTGGTGCGCCTGACCCGGCGCCCCGCGCCCGACACCCCGGCGACGCGCGAGGCCACCTTCCGGGTGGTCGACGCAGCCTTCGCGCAACGCCGCAAGATGCTGCGCGCCGCGCTCGGCGGGCTGTTCGGATCCGCGACGGCTGCGTCGGACGCCATCACCGCCGCAGGCCTCGACCCGCAACTGCGGGGCGAGAAGCTGGCCGTGCAGGACTTCGCCGCGATCGCGGCCCAGCTGCCCGCCTGA
- a CDS encoding TatD family hydrolase: MSVLEGLGLPPLPEALPRRVIDNHTHLFSTANYSGLQVDDSLRLAAQVNVTRVIEVGCDVDDARSAVDLAARNPQVRAAVALHPNDAARRFAAGGEEALADDLAAIQALVDRDEVVAVGETGLDYFRTPQGIGREIQERSLRAHIAWARRTGKTLMIHDRDAHDDVLRVLDDEPLPERVVMHCFSGDADVARQFVDRGCWLSFPGVVTFGSAGALREAALATPVDRLLVETDAPYLTPKPRRGKANAPYLLPHTVAFLADLLGMDLAEFCDLTVANTFAAYGEWGTDA; the protein is encoded by the coding sequence GTGAGCGTGTTGGAGGGACTGGGGCTGCCGCCTCTGCCGGAGGCCCTGCCCCGCCGCGTGATCGACAACCACACGCACCTGTTCTCGACCGCCAACTACTCCGGGCTGCAGGTGGACGACAGCCTGAGGCTCGCGGCCCAGGTCAATGTCACGCGGGTCATCGAGGTCGGCTGCGACGTCGACGACGCGCGCTCCGCCGTCGACCTCGCCGCCCGGAACCCGCAGGTCCGGGCGGCCGTGGCCCTGCACCCCAACGACGCGGCCCGCAGGTTCGCCGCCGGGGGTGAGGAGGCGCTCGCCGACGACCTGGCCGCCATCCAGGCTCTCGTCGACCGCGACGAGGTCGTCGCCGTCGGCGAGACAGGCCTCGACTACTTCCGCACACCCCAGGGCATCGGCCGCGAGATCCAGGAGCGCAGCTTACGGGCGCACATCGCGTGGGCGAGGCGGACGGGCAAGACCCTGATGATCCACGACCGCGACGCCCACGACGACGTGCTGCGAGTCCTGGACGACGAGCCGCTCCCCGAGCGCGTGGTGATGCACTGCTTCTCCGGCGACGCGGACGTCGCCCGGCAGTTCGTCGACCGCGGTTGCTGGCTGTCCTTCCCCGGGGTGGTGACGTTCGGCTCGGCCGGGGCGTTGCGGGAGGCCGCCCTGGCGACCCCCGTCGACCGGCTGCTCGTCGAGACCGACGCCCCGTACCTGACCCCGAAGCCCCGACGCGGCAAGGCCAACGCGCCCTACCTGCTTCCCCACACGGTCGCCTTCCTGGCCGACCTGCTCGGCATGGACCTTGCCGAGTTCTGCGACCTCACCGTCGCCAACACGTTCGCCGCCTATGGAGAGTGGGGCACGGATGCCTGA
- the rsmI gene encoding 16S rRNA (cytidine(1402)-2'-O)-methyltransferase — protein sequence MQTLTGGSLILAATPIGSSTDASQALRDAIASADIIAAEDTRRFVTLTKRLGIEPVGRIVSYFEGNESARTGELVEAVAGGARVVLCTDAGMPSVSDPGYRVVVACVERGLRVTAVPGPSAVLTALAVSGLPVDRFCFEGFLPRKSGERRRRLGKLAAEERTMVFFEAPHRLAAFLTDAAAELGDERPAAVCRELTKPYEEVRRGGLAELAGWAAEGVRGEVTIVVAGAEDIEVSTDEAVRLVFRAMDGGAKLSAAVAEVAKATGANRKELYAAALAAREGK from the coding sequence ATGCAGACCCTGACGGGCGGCTCACTCATCCTCGCCGCGACCCCCATCGGATCATCCACCGACGCCAGTCAGGCACTCCGCGACGCCATCGCCTCCGCCGACATCATCGCGGCCGAGGACACCCGCCGGTTCGTCACCCTGACGAAGCGGCTGGGAATCGAACCGGTGGGTCGGATCGTCAGCTACTTCGAGGGAAATGAGTCGGCCCGCACCGGCGAGCTGGTCGAGGCCGTCGCAGGCGGCGCGCGGGTCGTGCTGTGCACCGACGCAGGCATGCCCAGCGTCAGCGACCCCGGCTACCGCGTCGTGGTCGCCTGCGTCGAGCGTGGGCTGCGCGTCACCGCCGTCCCCGGCCCGTCGGCCGTCCTGACAGCGCTGGCCGTCTCAGGCCTGCCCGTCGACCGGTTCTGCTTCGAGGGATTCCTGCCCCGCAAGTCGGGAGAGCGACGCCGACGCCTCGGGAAGCTCGCGGCGGAAGAGCGCACGATGGTGTTCTTCGAGGCCCCGCACCGGCTCGCCGCGTTCCTGACCGACGCGGCAGCCGAACTGGGCGACGAACGGCCCGCGGCCGTCTGCCGGGAGCTGACCAAGCCCTACGAGGAGGTCCGACGGGGCGGGCTCGCCGAGCTCGCCGGGTGGGCCGCCGAGGGGGTGCGCGGCGAGGTCACGATCGTCGTCGCGGGGGCCGAGGACATCGAGGTCAGCACCGACGAGGCCGTGCGCCTGGTTTTCCGCGCCATGGATGGCGGTGCGAAACTGTCTGCTGCGGTCGCCGAGGTGGCGAAGGCCACGGGGGCGAACCGCAAAGAGCTGTACGCGGCCGCGCTGGCCGCCAGGGAGGGCAAGTGA
- a CDS encoding dolichyl-phosphate-mannose--protein mannosyltransferase, whose protein sequence is MLGDVLTTLQALRDGRLSDRAIGWAVTIGITALAFFIRIWNVDFPNKLLFDETYYAKDAWAILQSGYERNWTENANDLIVQGDLSGMQDTPSFVVHPPLGKLLIGVGEHFFGMNSFGWRISAVLFGSLLVFFTIRLARRLSRSTLIGAIAGLLLTFDGLAFVMSRLALLDIFQATFAVAAVAALVADRDWFRHRLADHLERSGQPDLDGRFGPLLLWRPWRVVAGLMFGASCAVKWNSIYLIAAFGILVVFWDIGARRLAGAGRKQWLSIVIDAPAAFVQLVVVAIPVYLASWLGWLTTSGGYARSWGAENPDDPLVQRFGEALGSLFHYHQLAYNFHTGTGMMVDATHPYEANPAGWLLMLRPIGIEAVNGIEPGEDGCTAVGTTCLRIISGMGTPLLWWSALIAIIFAIGWWVAGRDWRFGVPLVAIAAAWLPWFQYAGRPLFFFYAIMIIPFSCTILAMALGKLLGPRDHNPKRWLKAMVVGIIIAVILWNFAFIYPILTADLLTRPEWLMRMWLGNAWI, encoded by the coding sequence ATGCTGGGCGACGTGCTGACGACCCTCCAGGCTCTCCGAGACGGCCGCCTTAGTGACCGTGCCATCGGTTGGGCCGTGACCATCGGCATCACCGCACTCGCGTTCTTCATCCGGATCTGGAACGTCGACTTCCCCAACAAGCTGCTGTTCGACGAGACGTACTACGCCAAAGACGCGTGGGCGATCCTGCAGTCGGGCTACGAGCGCAACTGGACCGAGAACGCCAACGACCTCATCGTGCAGGGCGACCTCAGCGGCATGCAGGACACCCCCTCGTTCGTGGTGCACCCGCCGCTCGGCAAGCTCCTGATCGGCGTCGGCGAGCACTTCTTCGGGATGAACTCGTTCGGCTGGCGCATCTCGGCGGTCCTGTTCGGCTCGCTGCTGGTGTTCTTCACAATCCGGCTGGCCCGCCGCCTGTCCCGCTCGACGCTGATCGGTGCCATCGCCGGCCTCCTGCTGACGTTCGACGGCCTCGCGTTCGTGATGAGCCGTCTCGCGTTGCTCGACATCTTCCAGGCGACATTCGCCGTCGCCGCCGTCGCCGCGCTGGTGGCCGACCGGGACTGGTTCCGGCACCGGCTGGCCGACCACCTCGAACGCAGCGGTCAGCCGGACCTCGACGGACGGTTCGGGCCGCTGCTTCTCTGGCGGCCGTGGCGCGTCGTCGCCGGCCTCATGTTCGGCGCCTCGTGCGCGGTCAAGTGGAACTCGATCTATCTGATCGCCGCGTTCGGCATCCTCGTCGTCTTCTGGGACATCGGCGCCCGGCGGCTCGCCGGAGCCGGGCGGAAGCAGTGGCTCTCGATCGTCATCGACGCACCGGCAGCGTTCGTGCAGCTCGTCGTCGTCGCGATCCCCGTCTACCTCGCCTCGTGGCTGGGCTGGCTCACCACGTCGGGCGGCTACGCGCGGTCCTGGGGTGCCGAGAACCCGGACGACCCGCTCGTCCAGCGCTTCGGCGAGGCCCTCGGATCGCTGTTCCACTACCACCAGCTCGCCTACAACTTCCACACCGGAACCGGCATGATGGTCGACGCGACGCACCCCTACGAGGCGAACCCGGCCGGCTGGCTGCTGATGCTCAGGCCCATCGGGATCGAGGCCGTCAATGGCATCGAACCCGGCGAGGACGGCTGCACCGCGGTAGGCACGACGTGCCTGCGGATCATCTCCGGCATGGGCACCCCCCTGCTGTGGTGGTCCGCGCTGATCGCCATCATCTTCGCCATCGGATGGTGGGTCGCCGGCCGCGACTGGCGTTTCGGCGTGCCGCTCGTGGCCATCGCCGCCGCCTGGCTGCCCTGGTTCCAGTATGCGGGCCGCCCCCTGTTCTTCTTCTACGCGATCATGATCATCCCGTTCAGCTGCACGATCCTGGCGATGGCGCTGGGCAAGCTGCTCGGGCCCCGCGACCACAACCCCAAACGGTGGCTGAAGGCCATGGTCGTCGGCATCATCATCGCCGTGATCCTGTGGAACTTCGCGTTCATCTACCCGATCCTGACCGCCGACCTCCTCACCCGCCCCGAGTGGTTGATGCGCATGTGGCTGGGCAACGCCTGGATCTGA
- a CDS encoding FAD-dependent oxidoreductase: MAHDVAVLGATIAGLTVARRLAHKGYDVLVLDPNPEGDSAAIGHGVAAVGHASTIANMANAYGLDAAREHIRRNLSGFHEIRRIHPDHTMLALSDRSLPGGDESESRSIVELYREEGIEADLLVAPDGVSVRTQALSVDVAAYAATLRAAAVAAGANVVHGVTVAHLTRREGVTRVHFRNNLAWVRDIGTVGARAVIDTLGVSPWGAAARVAPAQWVPVVRCTPRKALSQVSLCATSAAWMIRPLGDRALVLGQKASIGRIAQAGVELHDWCVEHLGATDLVEGRLAIDPSDHGRPVVGASAIPGGYYARGNGRGELMNGTASGWYLAELIGGQRSAGGAMPPLSRLRAYGASRLRRRG; the protein is encoded by the coding sequence ATGGCTCATGACGTTGCGGTGCTGGGAGCGACCATCGCTGGGCTGACCGTGGCCCGCCGGCTCGCCCACAAGGGCTATGACGTCCTGGTACTCGACCCGAACCCCGAGGGCGACAGCGCGGCCATCGGCCACGGCGTCGCCGCCGTCGGCCACGCGTCGACGATCGCCAACATGGCTAACGCCTACGGCCTCGACGCGGCGCGCGAACACATCCGCCGCAACCTGTCCGGGTTCCATGAGATCCGCCGCATCCACCCCGACCACACCATGCTCGCACTGAGTGACCGTTCGCTGCCCGGAGGCGACGAGAGCGAGTCGCGTTCGATCGTCGAGCTGTACCGCGAGGAGGGGATCGAGGCCGACCTGCTCGTCGCTCCCGACGGCGTCAGCGTCCGCACCCAGGCGCTGTCCGTCGACGTCGCCGCCTACGCCGCGACGCTGCGGGCCGCGGCGGTGGCGGCGGGGGCCAACGTCGTGCACGGCGTCACCGTCGCCCACCTGACCAGGCGTGAGGGAGTCACCCGTGTGCACTTCCGCAACAATCTCGCCTGGGTCCGTGACATCGGCACGGTTGGCGCCCGTGCCGTCATCGACACTCTCGGCGTGAGCCCCTGGGGTGCCGCGGCGCGCGTTGCGCCGGCCCAGTGGGTGCCCGTCGTGAGATGCACCCCGCGCAAGGCCCTGTCGCAGGTGTCGCTGTGCGCGACGTCGGCGGCCTGGATGATCCGCCCGCTCGGCGACCGCGCGCTCGTGCTCGGCCAGAAGGCCAGCATCGGTCGCATCGCGCAGGCGGGCGTGGAACTGCACGACTGGTGCGTCGAGCATCTTGGCGCCACCGACCTGGTCGAGGGACGACTCGCCATCGACCCGAGCGACCACGGCCGCCCCGTCGTCGGCGCCTCAGCGATCCCCGGCGGCTACTACGCCCGTGGCAATGGTCGTGGCGAGCTGATGAACGGTACCGCCAGCGGCTGGTACCTGGCCGAGTTGATCGGCGGCCAGCGCTCGGCCGGCGGCGCGATGCCACCGCTCAGCCGGCTCCGCGCCTACGGGGCCTCGCGCCTTCGTCGTCGGGGCTAG
- a CDS encoding uracil-xanthine permease family protein: protein MMWTLHNNGELLPGAVVKPTERLNWGRTIGLGAQHVVAMFGATFVFPLLMGLNPQLAVMMSGIATIIFIFATKHRVPSYLGSSASFVGVATAIYAAGGNPADVTGALFVVGLTLFMVGLVIHFAGAKVVHKALPPVVTGAVVMLIGFNLAPVVASVYWPVDPWLAFVVMLIVVALSIGLRGFMGRIAIFLSLIIGYVLSWLADLAFGPLQKVAEDGTVSEALRVDWSGVASADWIGLPPLTDLANWTYGATDNIVGIHLPHFSLGAIIIALPVVIALIAENTGHVKAVSEMTKENLDDYMGRAIAADGVGSMLATSVGAGPTTTYAENIGVMAASRVYSTAAYLVAAVVAILFGFSPKFGAIISATPSAVLGGITVVLYGMIGLLGAKIWRENNVDFGNPLNLIPASAGIIIGVGDVSVPFGSFSLSGIALGTIVVVAVYHLARLIAPEQMKKSADGASLIYDTPGMQDIDADDAEGR from the coding sequence CTGATGTGGACACTGCATAACAACGGCGAGCTCCTCCCCGGGGCCGTGGTCAAACCCACCGAACGACTGAACTGGGGACGCACGATCGGGCTCGGCGCGCAGCACGTCGTCGCCATGTTCGGCGCGACGTTCGTGTTCCCGCTCCTGATGGGCCTCAACCCGCAGCTTGCGGTGATGATGTCCGGCATCGCGACCATCATCTTCATCTTCGCGACCAAGCACCGCGTGCCGAGCTACCTCGGCAGCTCCGCGTCGTTCGTGGGCGTCGCGACGGCGATCTACGCCGCGGGCGGCAACCCCGCCGACGTGACCGGCGCGCTGTTCGTCGTCGGCCTGACGCTGTTCATGGTCGGTCTGGTCATCCACTTCGCCGGCGCGAAGGTCGTCCACAAGGCGCTGCCCCCGGTCGTGACCGGCGCCGTGGTCATGCTGATCGGCTTCAACCTCGCCCCGGTCGTGGCGAGCGTCTACTGGCCCGTCGACCCGTGGCTCGCGTTCGTCGTCATGCTCATCGTCGTGGCTCTGTCGATCGGCCTGCGCGGCTTCATGGGACGCATCGCCATCTTCCTGTCGCTGATCATCGGCTACGTGCTCAGCTGGCTCGCCGACCTCGCCTTCGGGCCCCTGCAGAAGGTCGCCGAGGATGGCACCGTGTCCGAGGCGCTGCGCGTCGACTGGTCGGGCGTCGCCTCCGCGGACTGGATCGGCCTGCCCCCGCTCACGGACCTCGCCAACTGGACCTACGGCGCCACCGACAACATCGTCGGCATCCACCTGCCCCACTTCTCGCTCGGCGCCATCATCATCGCCCTGCCGGTCGTGATCGCCCTCATCGCTGAGAACACCGGCCACGTCAAGGCCGTATCCGAGATGACCAAGGAAAACCTGGACGACTACATGGGCCGCGCGATCGCCGCCGACGGCGTCGGCTCCATGCTGGCGACCTCCGTCGGCGCCGGCCCGACCACCACCTATGCGGAGAACATCGGCGTCATGGCGGCGTCCCGCGTCTACTCGACCGCCGCCTACCTGGTCGCCGCGGTCGTGGCGATCCTGTTCGGCTTCTCCCCGAAGTTCGGCGCCATCATCTCCGCCACCCCGTCGGCCGTCCTCGGCGGCATCACTGTCGTCCTCTACGGCATGATCGGCCTGCTCGGCGCGAAGATCTGGCGTGAGAACAACGTCGACTTCGGCAACCCGTTGAACCTGATCCCTGCTTCCGCGGGCATCATCATCGGCGTCGGCGACGTGTCCGTCCCCTTCGGCAGCTTCTCGCTGAGCGGCATTGCGCTGGGCACGATCGTCGTCGTCGCCGTCTACCACCTCGCCCGCCTCATCGCCCCCGAGCAGATGAAGAAGTCCGCCGACGGCGCGTCGCTCATCTACGACACGCCAGGAATGCAGGACATCGACGCGGACGACGCAGAGGGACGCTAG
- a CDS encoding sigma-70 family RNA polymerase sigma factor: MSTRQRPATTAATFDRARADGRSDEELLSLSRAGDHEAFTTLFYRHHASAVRVARGTTNRLDPEDLTAEAFSRTWRTIQGGGGPRRDLGPYLHTTIRNLAATWGRRSREVPTDDEVLELASGEVSFDEAMADHELVTDAFRTLPKRWQSVLWRVEVEGQSAAEVARDLGLTPNAASVLTRRAREGLAKAWLQAQVDTRSRRRECQWALQRIGSHVRASLPAAQLARMDEHLGECENCSRANRRIAGLGSTLRLVAVLAGGSAVGLLAFGVLAPPTAQAAQAPGPSSGASAAAHTAASVIMSPIGAVASVAILAATAVALVAVGSGGGSTDAAGPDQRRAPVPAAASASASTAVFESGSRSPSPAVHEEPSTTAPIVESTPWPVIEPTTPPALIRPTSRATDVPTVVPTVATTRSTPSTQPTPSATADSSPPPTETPSQVEPTMPETTPPLFIPAPERPDSPTPSPTPEPSPEPSPEPTPEPTVTPTPDPTVTPTPTQTCLVIIGPICIAFGS; the protein is encoded by the coding sequence ATGAGCACTCGACAGCGTCCGGCCACGACAGCCGCGACGTTCGACCGCGCCCGCGCTGACGGCCGTTCCGACGAGGAACTGCTCTCCTTATCCCGTGCAGGCGACCACGAGGCCTTCACGACGCTCTTCTACCGCCATCACGCAAGTGCTGTGCGAGTCGCGCGGGGCACCACCAACCGTCTCGATCCGGAGGATCTGACGGCCGAGGCCTTCTCCCGGACCTGGCGGACGATTCAGGGCGGCGGAGGGCCACGCCGGGACCTCGGCCCGTATCTCCACACGACCATCCGCAACCTGGCCGCGACCTGGGGACGCCGCTCGCGCGAGGTTCCCACCGACGACGAGGTACTCGAACTGGCCTCCGGCGAGGTCAGCTTCGACGAGGCCATGGCCGACCACGAGTTGGTCACCGACGCCTTCCGCACGCTCCCGAAGCGGTGGCAGTCCGTGCTGTGGCGGGTGGAGGTGGAGGGCCAGTCGGCGGCCGAGGTGGCCAGGGACCTCGGGCTCACCCCCAACGCGGCCTCCGTCCTGACCCGGCGCGCCAGGGAAGGACTCGCAAAGGCCTGGCTGCAGGCCCAGGTCGACACCCGCTCCCGGCGCCGGGAATGCCAGTGGGCGCTACAGCGGATCGGCTCCCACGTCCGCGCCTCGCTGCCCGCGGCCCAGCTCGCGCGCATGGACGAACACCTCGGCGAGTGCGAAAACTGTTCGCGCGCCAACCGTCGGATCGCGGGCCTCGGGTCCACTCTCCGACTCGTCGCGGTCCTGGCCGGAGGGTCCGCGGTCGGCCTGCTGGCCTTTGGCGTGCTCGCCCCTCCTACGGCGCAGGCAGCCCAGGCACCCGGACCCTCATCGGGCGCCAGCGCGGCCGCACACACGGCGGCCAGCGTCATCATGAGTCCCATCGGGGCCGTCGCCAGCGTCGCGATCCTCGCAGCGACGGCCGTGGCTCTCGTCGCAGTCGGCTCGGGCGGTGGATCGACGGATGCTGCAGGACCAGACCAGCGGCGTGCCCCGGTCCCTGCCGCCGCGTCGGCGTCCGCCAGCACGGCGGTCTTCGAGTCAGGGAGCCGGTCGCCATCTCCCGCGGTCCACGAGGAGCCGAGTACCACCGCCCCTATCGTTGAGTCGACACCATGGCCGGTCATCGAACCGACAACGCCTCCAGCGCTGATCCGCCCCACGTCCCGGGCAACGGACGTCCCGACCGTCGTGCCCACCGTCGCGACGACGAGATCCACACCGTCTACACAGCCCACCCCGTCCGCGACTGCGGACTCGTCGCCGCCTCCCACCGAAACACCGTCTCAGGTCGAACCCACGATGCCGGAGACCACGCCCCCGCTCTTCATCCCCGCCCCCGAACGCCCGGATTCCCCGACCCCGTCGCCCACGCCCGAGCCGTCGCCCGAGCCGTCCCCGGAACCCACGCCCGAGCCGACCGTCACCCCGACGCCCGACCCGACCGTCACCCCGACGCCCACCCAGACCTGCCTGGTGATCATCGGCCCGATCTGCATCGCCTTCGGCAGTTGA
- a CDS encoding flavin reductase family protein — MDQLQLEFREAMAHVPAPVTIITTTLGGMPTGTTVSAFASLSITPPMVLFALDNRGGMIERLRASGRAGINVLAGGQSEIALQFARHGEADRFDGLGWHADNGLPRIDGATSWLRCEELTFTPGGDHTVVLGTVMEAQTEPGSSLTYHLRTFRDLTPPPAGLG, encoded by the coding sequence GTGGATCAACTGCAACTCGAGTTCCGCGAGGCCATGGCCCACGTCCCGGCCCCCGTCACGATCATCACGACGACGCTCGGCGGCATGCCGACGGGGACGACCGTCTCCGCCTTCGCCTCACTGTCGATCACGCCCCCGATGGTGCTGTTCGCGCTGGACAACCGTGGCGGCATGATCGAGCGGCTGCGTGCCAGCGGCCGCGCGGGGATCAACGTCCTGGCCGGTGGCCAGTCGGAGATCGCGCTGCAGTTCGCACGGCACGGCGAGGCTGACCGCTTCGACGGGCTCGGCTGGCACGCCGACAACGGGTTGCCCCGCATCGACGGCGCAACGTCATGGCTCCGCTGCGAGGAGCTGACGTTCACCCCCGGCGGCGACCACACCGTCGTGCTCGGCACCGTCATGGAGGCGCAGACGGAACCCGGCTCGTCACTGACCTACCATCTGCGCACGTTCAGGGACCTCACGCCCCCACCGGCCGGTCTCGGCTGA
- a CDS encoding adenylyltransferase/cytidyltransferase family protein, translating into MNLSVVGDGPRIVGYVPGGWDMFHVGHLNILSHARKHCDVLIVGAVTDEALEEMKGRRPIIPLAERMAILEALSMVDKVVVDTSSDKVKVWEQVHFDVLFKGDDWKGTSKGERLEKAMAGVGVRVIYFPYTRSTSSTQLRAALGERLG; encoded by the coding sequence ATGAATCTGTCTGTTGTGGGGGACGGCCCCAGGATCGTGGGCTATGTGCCCGGTGGCTGGGACATGTTCCACGTGGGCCACCTGAACATCCTGAGCCACGCGAGGAAGCACTGTGACGTGCTGATCGTGGGGGCGGTGACTGACGAGGCTCTCGAGGAGATGAAGGGCAGGCGCCCGATCATCCCGCTCGCCGAGCGGATGGCCATCCTTGAGGCGTTGTCAATGGTCGACAAGGTCGTCGTCGACACCTCGAGCGACAAGGTCAAGGTGTGGGAGCAGGTCCATTTCGACGTGCTGTTCAAGGGCGACGACTGGAAGGGCACGTCCAAGGGCGAGCGGCTGGAGAAGGCCATGGCAGGGGTGGGCGTGCGGGTCATCTACTTCCCGTACACCCGCAGCACCAGCTCGACGCAGCTGCGTGCCGCGCTCGGCGAGCGCCTGGGCTGA